The proteins below are encoded in one region of Paraburkholderia aromaticivorans:
- a CDS encoding phosphoribosylanthranilate isomerase — protein MNSTENLANESHEGAQQQAAPHRTRIKLCGLSKPEDVSQAIDLGADAIGLVFYPPSPRSVSVAQAVELVHDVPPFLSVVGLFVNATPDWIREVASNVGLTLLQFHGDETPEQCESLAGVAGLPWLRALRVAADTQPADLVKSALSYSAASGLLFDTHVEGYGGGGKVFDWSLIPAELARRAVLSGGLNAQNVSDAIHRVRPYAVDVSSGIEMPGAKGVKDHARMAAFVRAVRAADAE, from the coding sequence ATGAACTCAACCGAAAACCTCGCGAACGAATCCCACGAAGGCGCTCAGCAGCAGGCCGCGCCGCATCGCACGCGCATCAAGCTGTGCGGCCTGTCGAAGCCCGAAGACGTGTCCCAGGCGATCGACCTCGGCGCCGACGCAATCGGCCTCGTCTTTTACCCGCCGAGCCCGCGTTCGGTCAGCGTCGCGCAGGCGGTCGAGCTGGTGCACGATGTGCCGCCGTTCCTGTCAGTGGTCGGCTTGTTCGTCAATGCCACGCCGGACTGGATCCGCGAAGTCGCGAGCAACGTCGGACTGACGCTGTTGCAGTTTCATGGCGATGAGACGCCGGAGCAGTGCGAATCGCTCGCCGGCGTTGCGGGTTTGCCTTGGTTGCGCGCGTTGCGCGTCGCGGCGGATACTCAGCCGGCCGATTTGGTAAAATCGGCTCTTAGCTATTCAGCAGCCAGCGGCCTTCTGTTCGACACCCATGTCGAAGGGTACGGCGGCGGCGGGAAGGTCTTCGATTGGTCACTTATTCCAGCAGAGCTCGCGCGTCGGGCCGTTTTGAGTGGTGGGTTGAACGCGCAAAACGTCAGTGATGCGATCCATCGCGTGCGCCCGTACGCGGTCGATGTCTCGAGCGGCATCGAAATGCCGGGCGCCAAGGGCGTGAAAGATCACGCCCGGATGGCGGCGTTCGTACGCGCGGTGCGCGCAGCGGATGCCGAATGA
- the truA gene encoding tRNA pseudouridine(38-40) synthase TruA: protein MKRIALGVQYDGSAFCGWQSQLHRNTVQDELERALREFAQTPVHTVVAGRTDTGVHGLGQVVHFDTELDRADVSWVRGTNAFLPKTISVQWAKPMPDEFHARFSAFERTYHYVLYVHPVRSPMLATRAGWVHTALDVDAMQKAAAHLLGEHDFSAFRSSQCQAKTPIKHMHQIDVRQQGNFVHFRFRANAFLHHMVRNLMGCLVYIGRGRHPVEWMAEVLASRDRDFAAPTFMPDGLYLAQVGYPEQFAVPAPQTGSVPWSTVWTEQTQT from the coding sequence GTGAAGCGTATTGCTCTAGGTGTCCAGTACGACGGTTCGGCATTTTGCGGCTGGCAGTCTCAACTGCACCGCAACACCGTGCAGGACGAGCTCGAACGGGCGCTGCGCGAGTTCGCGCAGACGCCGGTGCATACCGTCGTCGCTGGGCGCACGGATACGGGGGTGCATGGCCTTGGGCAGGTTGTGCACTTCGACACCGAACTGGATCGCGCCGACGTTTCCTGGGTTCGCGGCACCAATGCGTTCCTGCCGAAGACGATCTCGGTGCAGTGGGCCAAGCCGATGCCGGACGAGTTCCACGCGCGGTTCTCCGCGTTCGAGCGGACTTATCACTACGTGCTGTACGTCCATCCTGTGCGCTCGCCGATGCTGGCGACGCGGGCCGGCTGGGTGCATACGGCGCTCGACGTCGACGCGATGCAGAAGGCCGCCGCTCATCTGCTCGGCGAACACGACTTTTCGGCGTTCCGTTCGTCGCAATGCCAGGCGAAAACGCCGATTAAGCACATGCATCAGATCGACGTGCGACAGCAGGGCAACTTCGTCCATTTCCGTTTTCGGGCAAACGCGTTCCTGCACCACATGGTGCGCAACCTGATGGGCTGTCTGGTCTACATCGGCCGCGGTCGTCACCCGGTCGAATGGATGGCCGAGGTGCTCGCAAGCCGGGATCGCGATTTCGCCGCGCCGACCTTCATGCCGGACGGTTTGTATCTGGCGCAGGTGGGCTATCCTGAGCAATTCGCCGTGCCCGCGCCGCAGACGGGTAGCGTGCCGTGGAGTACCGTATGGACCGAGCAAACGCAAACATGA
- a CDS encoding FimV/HubP family polar landmark protein yields the protein MNLRLSSLRAMFIHQGAGRLAAAAAVSAALACAGVGNAVAAPGDAASAPDAASVSYANGGQVTVRPGQSLNDVAIAVTQSHDKATLVRASRALFDANPNAFMSHDPSRLRLGAVLTVPVLDASGALAASAAAPAAAPASASNAAPNAAPVADAASAVAQANTAAASAASAAARAATPAAPAVSAMASAATEASSATPGGTASSALVAGSQAAALPASGTHEWSGSIQPSASEAEGASAPGAGTTPATTAAQPASQPRTQVSSLQQLLALKNRVLMELQKHGIGGTPPATSTASTGVAQPAVGVSSAAAVPSHGVTPVASTSTDAGMSQTELSVAAAIGAALVALLAALRMGRRKRERVAAEAASAAGDGAVSARATGPQDVVSTGEQIPARGASDVGDDSAAGNAAALAAAEHEAAEGDAAAREMAERVAAERDAEIRQAAAREAAEKATEKAAAERVDEEQAAAERAAAERAAAERAAAESTATEQAEAERAASERTAAEQAAAEHATAERTVAEQAEAERAASEHTAAEQAEADRATAERAAEDQPAAHTTFPSPDLNAPDHISQERDATPASVEPAQLNPNVAPSAQSGLIPEPLPAPHHDDFDSATTAASLAAAAELGAEALPLAPLEPVDDAFLHEEPAHRLQWDDAPAARLESSIEPQHHLNPPPAVDFTQQHAEPHTTSAFGQSYSDAASQAAPSVDEAQQAHSEPAYEPHQPAQTIPSDAAPNIEPEPRAQPQFAPAAVPTEFPRDAVDAFGSLDMPLPPRVESSADALKAPASLSTQPVASPETTAQQAVPLLHPDDAPHIADEITAGTAGHAAVAGLGAVFGTGLGAAGFGALKLDFDLELPPSPAQPLPAFTQNDLSRIARNKLELAAEYIELGDLSGARALINEVIETNDPGTRTEARALLSTLAPLS from the coding sequence ATGAACCTTCGACTCTCATCCCTTCGGGCTATGTTCATTCATCAAGGTGCGGGCCGATTGGCGGCTGCCGCCGCTGTGTCCGCTGCGCTCGCATGCGCTGGCGTGGGCAACGCGGTCGCCGCGCCGGGCGATGCCGCGAGCGCGCCGGACGCCGCCTCCGTTTCGTACGCGAACGGTGGTCAAGTGACGGTGCGGCCCGGGCAGTCGCTGAACGATGTGGCGATTGCCGTCACGCAGTCGCACGACAAGGCAACGCTCGTACGCGCCTCGCGCGCGTTGTTCGATGCGAACCCGAATGCCTTCATGAGCCACGACCCGAGCCGGCTGCGGCTGGGCGCGGTGTTGACGGTGCCGGTGTTGGATGCGTCGGGTGCGCTGGCTGCATCGGCGGCGGCTCCCGCGGCTGCCCCTGCTTCGGCGTCGAATGCGGCGCCCAACGCGGCACCGGTGGCCGACGCGGCGAGTGCCGTGGCGCAGGCCAATACGGCGGCGGCAAGCGCAGCAAGTGCTGCCGCGCGCGCGGCGACGCCGGCCGCCCCTGCTGTTTCGGCGATGGCCAGTGCGGCCACTGAGGCAAGCTCGGCGACGCCGGGTGGCACGGCTTCTTCGGCGCTGGTCGCGGGATCGCAGGCGGCGGCACTCCCGGCCAGCGGCACCCATGAGTGGTCCGGCTCGATTCAACCCTCGGCTAGCGAGGCTGAAGGCGCATCAGCGCCGGGTGCCGGAACGACGCCGGCGACGACCGCCGCGCAGCCTGCATCGCAACCACGTACGCAGGTGTCGAGCTTGCAACAATTGCTCGCGCTGAAAAATCGCGTGCTGATGGAGTTGCAGAAGCACGGCATCGGCGGGACGCCGCCCGCTACGAGCACTGCGTCGACCGGTGTCGCGCAGCCGGCGGTTGGCGTGTCGTCAGCGGCGGCTGTGCCAAGTCATGGCGTTACGCCGGTGGCATCGACATCGACTGATGCCGGCATGTCGCAGACGGAGTTGAGCGTGGCGGCGGCGATTGGCGCGGCGCTGGTCGCGCTGCTGGCGGCGCTGCGTATGGGCCGGCGTAAGCGCGAACGTGTGGCGGCGGAAGCTGCGTCGGCGGCTGGCGATGGGGCAGTGTCCGCGCGGGCAACGGGCCCGCAGGACGTCGTTTCGACGGGCGAGCAGATTCCGGCGCGCGGAGCGTCGGACGTCGGCGATGATTCGGCCGCCGGAAATGCGGCAGCACTGGCGGCTGCGGAGCATGAAGCTGCGGAAGGCGACGCGGCGGCGCGTGAAATGGCGGAACGGGTAGCGGCGGAGCGCGACGCGGAGATTCGTCAGGCGGCTGCGCGGGAGGCGGCGGAAAAAGCCACGGAGAAAGCGGCGGCGGAACGTGTAGATGAAGAACAGGCTGCGGCAGAGCGTGCCGCGGCGGAACGCGCAGCGGCAGAACGCGCGGCGGCGGAAAGCACGGCAACGGAGCAGGCAGAGGCTGAACGTGCAGCGTCGGAACGCACGGCAGCGGAGCAAGCAGCGGCAGAACATGCAACGGCGGAACGCACGGTAGCGGAGCAGGCAGAGGCTGAACGTGCAGCGTCGGAACACACGGCAGCCGAGCAAGCAGAGGCCGACCGCGCAACCGCAGAACGTGCAGCAGAAGATCAGCCCGCAGCCCACACAACCTTCCCCTCACCCGACCTCAACGCGCCCGACCACATCTCGCAAGAGCGCGACGCAACACCCGCATCCGTCGAACCTGCGCAATTGAATCCGAACGTCGCTCCGTCCGCTCAAAGCGGTTTGATTCCCGAACCTCTCCCGGCGCCCCACCACGACGACTTCGACAGCGCGACTACGGCCGCGAGCCTTGCCGCCGCTGCGGAACTCGGCGCCGAGGCCTTGCCGCTGGCGCCGCTCGAACCCGTCGACGACGCCTTCCTGCACGAAGAACCCGCTCATCGCCTCCAATGGGACGATGCGCCGGCCGCGCGACTGGAATCGTCGATCGAGCCGCAGCATCATCTGAACCCGCCGCCGGCGGTCGATTTCACGCAGCAGCACGCCGAGCCGCACACGACTTCTGCGTTCGGTCAGTCGTACAGCGACGCCGCGTCGCAGGCCGCGCCGTCGGTGGACGAGGCGCAGCAAGCGCACAGCGAACCGGCGTACGAGCCGCATCAACCGGCTCAAACGATACCGTCCGATGCCGCACCGAACATCGAGCCTGAACCGCGAGCGCAACCCCAGTTCGCGCCCGCAGCTGTGCCGACAGAATTCCCCCGCGACGCTGTCGATGCGTTCGGCAGCCTCGACATGCCGTTGCCCCCACGCGTCGAGTCGTCCGCCGATGCTTTGAAAGCGCCCGCCTCACTGTCGACCCAGCCGGTAGCATCGCCGGAAACCACTGCGCAGCAAGCCGTGCCGCTGCTCCACCCGGACGACGCGCCGCATATCGCCGACGAAATCACCGCTGGCACCGCAGGCCACGCGGCCGTCGCGGGCCTGGGCGCGGTTTTTGGTACGGGCCTGGGTGCGGCCGGCTTCGGCGCGTTGAAGCTCGATTTCGACCTCGAGTTGCCGCCGAGCCCGGCCCAGCCGTTGCCGGCGTTTACGCAGAATGATCTCAGCCGCATCGCCCGCAACAAGCTCGAACTGGCGGCCGAATACATCGAGCTCGGCGACCTTTCCGGCGCGCGCGCGCTCATCAACGAAGTAATCGAGACGAACGATCCGGGTACGCGCACCGAAGCCCGTGCGTTGCTCTCGACGCTCGCCCCGTTGTCGTGA